One Marinitoga hydrogenitolerans DSM 16785 genomic window carries:
- a CDS encoding TIM-barrel domain-containing protein — translation MKKVELLNFTTLYRFGKPFETEATVIEKNLLVFNKTSTIEFFEINVLSDKTILTFKLEDKDRVYGLGQTLGGLNKRGKRYKLYATDDPLHTPEKESLYGSHPFLIVSEKFGFFIDYPSEIIFDIGYTKFSKMIITVHSKDFDLYIFNSKNNLEIIQEYLKLTGTPYIPPKWAFGYQQCRWSYPDAKTIKEISENFRKKEIPCDAIYMDIDYMKDYKVFTVDEDKFPDFKTFVSEIHANGFHLIPILDPGVKIEKGYEIYDEGVKNNYFCKDKKGENFVATVWPGYTHFPDFLNPEVRKWWGEKYKRFFEMGITGFWNDMNEPSIFFVPDNLNEYFEKIEKLKEKEIGLEFFMIKDEAVNLSNKREYYESFYHETPYGKYTNDELHNLYGYYMTKATVEDGFNKYISNKRYLLLSRSSYSGHHRIATIWMGDNMSWWEHMIVNIQMLMSLNMAGFFYTGADIGGFGANASPELIIRWMQLGVFSPLYRNHSAIGTRQQEPWAFDNYIEEIMKNTIKLRYALIPYLYSEFFSSVEKLKPFISPIFFHFDDETSKNIEDQFMVGDSIMAAPIIKPNARGRFVHLPEVKWLYWKASKVEDREIKVYDSGDYFVESNLNEIPIFIKENTLIALNEENINYVNEKNIKELTIIGLVTDKAEFEYFEDDGDTYNYKDGKYTKIKIKVVKNNNDYEFEIKKDENEDFISSIEKIKFEIYDEKGSKINKIIEL, via the coding sequence ATGAAAAAAGTTGAATTACTGAATTTTACAACGCTATATAGGTTTGGAAAACCATTTGAAACAGAAGCAACTGTTATAGAAAAGAATTTGCTGGTTTTTAATAAAACTAGTACAATTGAATTTTTTGAAATTAATGTTTTAAGTGACAAAACTATTTTGACATTTAAATTAGAGGATAAAGACAGAGTATATGGATTAGGTCAAACGCTTGGGGGATTAAATAAAAGAGGTAAAAGATATAAATTATACGCTACGGATGACCCCTTACATACCCCAGAAAAAGAATCATTATATGGTTCTCATCCGTTTTTAATTGTTTCAGAAAAATTTGGATTTTTTATTGATTATCCATCTGAAATTATTTTTGATATAGGTTATACCAAATTTAGCAAAATGATAATAACTGTACATTCAAAAGATTTTGATTTATATATTTTTAATTCAAAAAATAATTTAGAAATAATTCAAGAATATTTAAAGTTGACAGGAACGCCATATATTCCGCCAAAATGGGCATTTGGCTATCAACAATGTAGATGGAGTTATCCTGATGCAAAAACTATTAAAGAGATTTCTGAAAATTTTAGAAAAAAAGAAATTCCATGTGATGCAATATATATGGATATTGATTATATGAAAGATTATAAGGTATTTACTGTAGATGAAGATAAATTTCCAGATTTTAAAACATTTGTTTCTGAAATTCACGCAAACGGTTTCCATCTTATCCCTATTTTAGATCCTGGTGTTAAAATAGAAAAAGGTTATGAAATATATGATGAAGGAGTTAAAAATAATTATTTTTGTAAAGATAAAAAAGGTGAAAACTTTGTTGCGACAGTTTGGCCGGGATATACACATTTTCCTGATTTTTTAAATCCAGAAGTAAGAAAATGGTGGGGAGAAAAGTATAAACGTTTTTTTGAAATGGGAATTACGGGTTTTTGGAATGATATGAATGAACCATCTATATTCTTTGTTCCGGATAATTTAAATGAATATTTTGAAAAAATAGAAAAATTGAAAGAAAAAGAAATTGGGTTGGAATTTTTTATGATTAAAGATGAAGCGGTGAATTTATCAAATAAAAGGGAATATTATGAGAGTTTTTATCATGAAACACCATATGGAAAGTATACAAATGATGAACTTCACAATTTATATGGATATTATATGACAAAGGCAACAGTAGAAGATGGATTTAATAAATATATATCAAATAAAAGATATTTGTTATTATCAAGGAGTAGTTATTCAGGACATCATAGAATTGCAACGATATGGATGGGGGATAATATGTCATGGTGGGAACATATGATTGTGAATATACAAATGCTCATGTCTCTTAATATGGCGGGATTTTTCTATACCGGTGCTGATATAGGAGGTTTTGGAGCAAATGCTTCGCCAGAATTAATTATAAGATGGATGCAATTAGGGGTGTTTTCGCCATTATATAGAAATCATTCTGCCATTGGAACAAGACAACAGGAACCATGGGCATTTGATAATTATATAGAAGAAATAATGAAAAATACTATAAAGTTAAGATATGCGCTAATACCATATTTGTATTCCGAGTTTTTTAGCTCTGTGGAAAAATTAAAACCATTTATCTCACCAATATTTTTTCATTTTGATGATGAAACATCAAAAAATATTGAAGATCAATTTATGGTAGGAGATTCTATAATGGCAGCACCTATTATTAAGCCTAATGCAAGAGGAAGGTTTGTTCATTTACCTGAAGTTAAATGGTTATATTGGAAAGCTTCAAAGGTGGAGGACAGAGAGATTAAGGTATATGATTCCGGAGATTATTTTGTAGAATCAAATTTGAATGAGATTCCTATTTTTATAAAAGAAAATACATTAATAGCTTTAAATGAAGAAAATATAAACTATGTTAATGAAAAAAACATAAAAGAATTGACAATTATAGGTTTAGTAACAGACAAAGCAGAATTTGAATATTTTGAAGATGATGGGGATACATATAATTATAAAGATGGAAAATATACAAAAATAAAAATTAAGGTTGTAAAAAATAATAATGATTATGAATTTGAAATAAAAAAAGATGAAAATGAAGATTTTATTTCAAGTATTGAAAAAATAAAATTTGAGATTTATGATGAAAAAGGTAGTAAAATAAATAAAATAATTGAATTATAA
- the zwf gene encoding glucose-6-phosphate dehydrogenase has protein sequence MSFVENKLGTYVELCDDPTPSPAGIIIFGASGDLSFRKLIPSIFKLFKNRKLINFYLLGIGRTKMSNEEFRHKILESLNNSYDKILINKFINHAYFLSGNYNDDSLYSELKNRIKSLNEKHNTNNNLLFYFATPPHIYLPIINHLGKSNLTIENKNYSRVIIEKPFGKDLETAKELDNELQKHLKESQIYRIDHYLGKETVQNMMMMRFANIVFEPIWNYKYIDHIQITVSETLGVENRIGYFENTGLLRDMFQNHILQLLTLIAMEPPASLDSDMIHDEKIKVLKSIRPYNVKEIHKRIIRGQYTEGYVDGDFKTSYIDEVGKKSKIETFIATKLYIDNWRWSGVPFYLRTGKRLKKKISEVAIIFKDVPHSIFSDFHPVKIEPNSLVIRIQPDEGFTLTLQAKQPGSKICINTLNMEFKYKNFFDFEPQDAYERLILDALLGDQTLYVRNDVMEESWKLVTPILEYWKNSDDLFYYPSGSWGPKEAFELIEKDNRNWRNL, from the coding sequence ATGAGTTTTGTTGAAAATAAATTAGGTACATATGTTGAATTATGTGATGATCCAACACCTTCTCCAGCTGGTATAATCATATTTGGTGCCTCTGGAGATTTAAGCTTTAGAAAATTAATACCTTCAATTTTTAAGCTATTCAAAAACAGAAAACTAATCAATTTTTATTTACTTGGTATTGGAAGAACAAAAATGTCAAACGAAGAATTTAGACATAAAATACTTGAAAGCCTAAATAATTCATATGATAAAATTCTCATAAATAAATTTATAAATCATGCATATTTTTTATCGGGTAATTATAATGATGACAGTTTATACTCTGAATTAAAAAACAGAATCAAAAGCCTTAATGAAAAACATAATACAAATAATAATCTTTTATTCTATTTTGCAACGCCACCTCATATTTATCTACCTATTATAAATCATTTAGGAAAATCTAATTTAACTATAGAAAATAAAAATTATTCAAGAGTTATAATAGAAAAACCGTTTGGAAAAGATTTAGAAACAGCAAAAGAACTAGATAACGAATTACAAAAACATTTAAAGGAAAGTCAAATCTATAGAATAGACCATTATCTCGGAAAAGAAACTGTTCAAAATATGATGATGATGCGGTTCGCAAACATTGTTTTTGAACCGATATGGAATTATAAATATATTGACCACATACAAATAACAGTATCAGAAACACTTGGAGTTGAAAATAGAATTGGATATTTTGAAAATACTGGATTGTTAAGAGATATGTTCCAAAACCATATATTACAGCTACTTACATTGATAGCAATGGAACCTCCTGCTTCTCTTGATTCTGATATGATTCATGATGAAAAAATAAAAGTCTTAAAATCAATACGTCCCTATAATGTAAAAGAAATACACAAAAGAATAATCAGAGGACAATATACTGAAGGCTATGTGGATGGAGATTTTAAAACTTCATATATTGATGAAGTTGGTAAAAAATCTAAAATAGAAACATTTATAGCCACAAAATTGTATATAGATAATTGGCGCTGGAGTGGCGTACCCTTCTATTTAAGAACTGGTAAAAGGTTAAAAAAGAAAATTTCAGAAGTTGCTATTATCTTTAAAGATGTACCTCATTCCATTTTTTCTGATTTTCATCCTGTAAAAATAGAACCAAATTCTCTTGTTATAAGAATTCAGCCAGACGAAGGTTTCACGTTAACTCTTCAAGCGAAACAACCTGGTTCAAAGATTTGTATAAACACATTAAATATGGAATTTAAATATAAAAATTTTTTTGATTTCGAACCTCAAGATGCCTATGAAAGGCTTATATTAGATGCATTATTAGGAGATCAAACACTCTATGTAAGAAATGATGTTATGGAAGAATCTTGGAAATTGGTAACTCCTATCTTAGAATACTGGAAAAATAGCGATGATTTATTCTACTACCCTTCGGGAAGTTGGGGGCCAAAAGAAGCGTTTGAATTAATAGAAAAAGATAATAGAAATTGGAGGAATTTATGA
- the pgl gene encoding 6-phosphogluconolactonase, with product MRIFEYKNLNNLSFDVAKSIFNFYSYYIKKQNFFTLVLAGGNTPKLLYQILSSQYYSRIDWSKVYIFFGDERYVPVNNDYSNYKMAYENLISKINIPEENIFRIKTEITPIEKCAEDYEKLILNFFKEKNMDISFDLILLGMGNDGHTASIFPDTAISDNKYIDYVFPKNANPNVPRITFTYKTINNSKNVIFLINGEKKTKLLKELLKGKDYPAGKVIPKENLLFFISKN from the coding sequence ATGAGAATATTTGAATACAAAAATCTAAATAACCTGAGCTTTGACGTTGCAAAAAGCATCTTCAATTTTTATTCTTACTACATTAAAAAACAGAATTTTTTCACGTTAGTTCTGGCGGGAGGTAACACTCCGAAACTATTATATCAAATTCTTTCTTCACAATATTATTCAAGAATAGATTGGTCAAAAGTTTATATATTTTTCGGAGATGAACGATATGTTCCTGTAAATAATGATTATAGCAATTATAAAATGGCATATGAAAATTTAATTTCAAAAATCAATATTCCTGAAGAAAATATTTTTAGAATAAAAACAGAAATTACTCCTATTGAGAAATGTGCAGAAGATTATGAAAAACTTATATTGAATTTCTTTAAAGAAAAAAATATGGACATTTCTTTTGATTTAATACTTTTGGGCATGGGAAATGATGGACATACTGCTTCTATTTTTCCAGATACTGCTATTTCAGATAATAAATATATTGATTATGTATTTCCGAAAAATGCAAATCCCAATGTCCCCAGAATTACTTTCACATATAAAACCATAAATAATAGTAAAAATGTAATTTTTTTGATCAATGGCGAGAAAAAAACAAAGCTCTTAAAAGAGTTATTAAAGGGTAAAGATTACCCTGCTGGCAAAGTTATACCAAAAGAAAATTTGTTGTTTTTTATCTCTAAAAATTAA
- a CDS encoding DUF5693 family protein, with protein MKLSKKILSLAIIYSIFLFINISLNDYLFLRNGYHIINNEKMQKKSINIDGKLVDIYEYQNFILISENSTNIELNDFKKIISNYDRIIIAEFSDFGYLFDRYKIYLNDDELKKIRYAHYIKPREIDKYNINQIEQRFWRAFNERRINIFYIPNHSKRGAIIENIKMRMKNYNETIPHLKNSNPYVPLISVLVISLYISTIMPILSILYVLIYFFLNSWSYVFIGIIFSFISWIKWKRYKKLGYLILLNIIFGVLIYGSGYTYFFIYKISVIRGVKLILITLPFVLFLVQVKNFKLNKKDIILSTLFLGIIATYYILRSGNFGFSSMVERNIRDFLEQTLYARPRFKELFAYIFVFSNPPTKFFKIFWNLGQSIIIVSILNTFLHFQTPIYLGVLRTINAFVISWIIYKLFILFKGWIYKK; from the coding sequence TTGAAATTATCTAAGAAGATTTTATCACTTGCTATTATTTATTCTATTTTTTTGTTTATTAACATTTCTTTAAATGATTATCTATTTCTTCGCAATGGATATCATATTATAAATAATGAAAAAATGCAAAAAAAATCCATTAATATTGATGGAAAATTAGTTGATATATATGAATACCAAAATTTTATATTAATAAGCGAAAATTCTACAAATATTGAACTAAATGATTTTAAAAAGATTATAAGCAATTACGATAGAATAATAATTGCAGAGTTCTCAGATTTTGGATATTTGTTTGATAGATACAAAATTTATTTAAATGATGATGAATTAAAAAAAATTAGATATGCCCATTATATAAAGCCAAGAGAAATAGATAAATATAATATAAATCAAATAGAACAACGATTTTGGAGAGCTTTTAATGAGAGGCGTATTAACATTTTTTATATTCCAAATCATAGTAAGAGGGGAGCTATAATAGAAAATATAAAAATGAGAATGAAAAATTACAACGAAACGATCCCACATTTAAAAAATAGTAATCCATATGTTCCCTTAATTTCAGTTTTAGTTATTTCACTATATATTTCAACTATTATGCCTATTTTATCAATTTTATATGTCTTGATATACTTCTTTTTAAATTCATGGTCTTATGTTTTTATAGGCATCATCTTTTCTTTTATATCATGGATAAAATGGAAGAGATATAAAAAATTAGGGTATTTGATTCTACTCAATATTATCTTTGGTGTTTTAATATATGGAAGTGGATATACATACTTTTTTATATATAAAATTTCTGTAATAAGGGGTGTAAAACTAATTCTTATAACTTTGCCGTTTGTTTTATTTCTTGTTCAAGTGAAGAATTTCAAATTGAATAAAAAAGATATTATTTTATCAACCCTTTTTTTAGGAATAATAGCAACATATTATATATTGAGAAGCGGGAATTTTGGGTTTTCATCGATGGTTGAAAGAAATATTAGAGATTTTTTAGAACAAACATTGTATGCAAGACCTAGATTTAAAGAATTATTTGCATATATTTTCGTGTTTTCTAATCCACCAACAAAATTCTTTAAAATATTTTGGAATTTAGGACAGTCTATTATTATAGTTTCTATATTAAATACATTTTTGCATTTCCAAACGCCAATTTATTTAGGTGTGTTAAGAACAATAAATGCTTTTGTTATTTCCTGGATAATATATAAATTATTTATATTATTTAAAGGATGGATATATAAAAAGTGA
- the gnd gene encoding phosphogluconate dehydrogenase (NAD(+)-dependent, decarboxylating), which produces MKLGIIGLGRMGKNMAKRLLKGGHSVVVYNRTKEKVKELEKDGAIGTYSLKEFVKNLDTPKIVWLMLPAGKITDDNIDALIPLLEKGDIIIDGANTYYKDDLRRTEKLKNHGIHYLDAGVSGGVWGLKEGYCTMVGGEKKIFEYIVPILKTLAPKDGYLYCGPNGAGHFVKMIHNGIEYGLMEAYGEGFELLKASQYGKYINLHDIAHLWNQGSVIRSWLLELLENAFKNDDDLENIQGYVEDSGEARWTVLEAVEKGVSIPIISNSLFKRFQSRQKDVFSDKVVAALRKEFGGHAVYKKEQDVKENIAGAGEVKPANPDETYRR; this is translated from the coding sequence ATGAAATTAGGTATTATTGGCTTAGGTAGAATGGGAAAAAATATGGCAAAAAGATTATTAAAAGGCGGACATAGCGTTGTTGTTTATAATAGAACTAAAGAAAAAGTTAAAGAATTAGAAAAGGATGGTGCTATTGGGACCTATTCTTTAAAAGAATTTGTTAAAAATTTAGACACTCCAAAAATTGTTTGGTTGATGTTGCCTGCTGGAAAAATTACAGATGATAATATTGATGCTCTAATTCCTTTATTGGAGAAAGGAGATATTATTATCGATGGTGCTAATACTTATTATAAAGATGACTTACGTAGAACTGAAAAATTGAAGAATCATGGTATTCATTATCTCGATGCGGGCGTTTCAGGTGGCGTTTGGGGACTTAAAGAAGGATATTGTACAATGGTTGGTGGTGAAAAGAAAATATTTGAGTATATTGTGCCTATTTTAAAAACATTAGCTCCAAAAGATGGATATTTATATTGTGGTCCAAACGGAGCGGGACATTTTGTAAAAATGATACATAATGGAATTGAATATGGACTAATGGAAGCATATGGTGAAGGTTTTGAATTATTAAAAGCTTCACAATACGGAAAATATATTAATTTACATGATATTGCTCATTTATGGAATCAAGGTAGTGTTATTAGATCATGGCTTTTAGAATTACTTGAAAATGCATTTAAAAATGATGATGATTTAGAAAATATTCAAGGCTATGTGGAAGATTCTGGCGAAGCACGTTGGACCGTTTTAGAAGCTGTAGAAAAGGGTGTTTCTATACCTATAATTTCAAACTCTTTATTTAAGAGATTTCAATCAAGACAAAAAGATGTATTTTCAGACAAAGTTGTTGCTGCTTTAAGAAAAGAATTTGGTGGACATGCTGTTTACAAAAAAGAACAAGATGTGAAAGAAAACATTGCTGGTGCTGGTGAAGTAAAACCAGCAAATCCTGATGAAACGTATAGAAGGTGA
- a CDS encoding MBL fold metallo-hydrolase has translation MELLFLGTAASEGFPNPFCSCENCQKAREEGKKSIRLRSSLLIDNEILIDFGPDILSSVNRFGMELSDIKHILITHGHSDHLFFKNFEYRNPIFSGTFDLLPHIDLIVPDRLGAVIKEKVDLPKISLMSVTPFVSLHLNGYIVYTLKAKHTPGYDETPLNYIVEKDGVKMLYGVDSGKFLAESIEYIKNEIKYLDIVILDATMGFNKKYEFHMGYEEVLETKEILQKEGIIDDKSKIVVTHFSHLHNPEHTELEKIYDKHNIIAAFDGLKIKK, from the coding sequence ATGGAACTTTTATTTTTAGGAACAGCAGCATCTGAAGGATTTCCAAATCCTTTTTGTTCATGTGAAAATTGTCAAAAAGCTAGAGAAGAGGGAAAGAAAAGCATTAGATTAAGGTCATCACTATTGATTGATAATGAAATATTAATTGACTTTGGACCGGATATTCTCTCTTCTGTGAATCGATTTGGTATGGAGTTATCAGATATAAAACATATTTTGATAACTCATGGGCATTCGGATCATCTTTTTTTTAAAAATTTTGAGTATAGAAATCCAATTTTTTCTGGGACATTTGATTTGTTACCTCATATTGACTTAATTGTTCCTGATAGATTAGGAGCAGTAATTAAAGAAAAGGTAGATCTTCCTAAAATTAGTTTAATGTCCGTTACTCCATTTGTTTCTTTACATTTGAATGGGTATATAGTTTACACATTAAAAGCAAAGCATACACCAGGATATGACGAAACACCTTTAAATTATATCGTTGAAAAAGATGGTGTAAAAATGCTATATGGCGTTGATTCGGGGAAATTTTTGGCAGAAAGTATTGAATATATAAAAAATGAAATAAAATACTTAGATATTGTAATTTTAGATGCGACAATGGGGTTTAATAAAAAGTATGAGTTTCATATGGGTTATGAAGAAGTATTAGAAACAAAAGAAATATTACAAAAAGAAGGCATTATTGATGATAAGTCGAAGATTGTAGTTACACACTTTTCACATTTGCATAATCCTGAACATACAGAATTGGAAAAAATATATGATAAACATAATATAATCGCAGCATTTGATGGGTTGAAGATAAAAAAATAG
- the yfcE gene encoding phosphodiesterase, with product MKIAVISDTHGSLFYLKRANKYLSEVDRVIHLGDYLYHGPRNPLPNGYNPMELSNILKNFKKRTFITGNCDSPIDLKLLNIPETTPYAVESYGSYNFFFTHGWDPNLDDSILLAKKFKCQYLIHGHTHISKFEKKEDLIIINPGSVSIPKENTPHSILIIEINGNIHFSFIDIINDEVYMEY from the coding sequence ATGAAGATTGCTGTGATAAGTGATACACACGGCTCTTTATTTTATTTAAAAAGAGCTAATAAATATTTAAGCGAGGTTGACAGAGTAATCCATCTTGGAGATTATTTATACCATGGACCAAGAAATCCTTTACCAAATGGTTATAACCCTATGGAATTATCAAATATTTTGAAAAACTTTAAAAAAAGAACCTTTATAACAGGTAATTGTGATTCTCCCATAGACTTAAAATTATTAAACATTCCAGAAACCACACCTTATGCTGTTGAAAGTTATGGATCATATAATTTTTTCTTCACTCATGGTTGGGATCCTAATTTAGATGATTCTATTTTATTAGCAAAAAAATTTAAATGTCAATATCTTATACATGGTCATACACATATTTCCAAATTTGAAAAAAAAGAAGATTTAATAATAATAAATCCGGGAAGTGTTTCTATTCCAAAAGAAAATACTCCTCATAGTATCTTAATAATTGAAATTAATGGTAATATCCACTTTAGTTTCATTGATATTATAAATGATGAAGTTTATATGGAATATTGA
- a CDS encoding 5'-nucleotidase C-terminal domain-containing protein: protein MKRFFILFSILLIGLLIFAEQMSLVILHTSDLHGNIFPVNYATNKPYYVGLGRVATFYKMEKAKNPNVLLIDTGDLIQGTPLEYYHARIDNSPIDPMVKVMNHLGYSASIIGNHEFNYGMKVLNKAVSEANFPFLSANIVNRDTGKPIFKPYTVFDYKGIKIGILGLTTKYIPNWEDPKNIRNLDFYDPVDVAMKYVKILREQEKVDVLIVGYHGGFERDLNTGEPTEELTGENEGYRLLTEVPGIDAIVTGHQHRSIAGVYNNIAVTMPSSWGKKVGRIELTLDNSDGKWKVVSRKAELLDSKTVKSDQEVLNLVQDYEDKVQKWLDQPVGTAKGDFYVYDPLKVRLADHPLIEFVNKVQQTYSGVKISSTALFNNDIKGWKSGPIKLRDINGVYIYPNTLKVLKVTGKDIKDAIEKSADYFVYNDGKVDVNKSWVDPKPRHYNYDMWEGINYIIDVSKPVGERVVWLEYEGKPVEMDKEYEIVLNNYRAGGGGGYSMFAGKPVVKEVMMEVSELMADYIMEHKTIEAKVDNNWYVATDVMYNVKSGDTLFKLGRMYNVNPYAIAKWNNIKNPNLIFVGQKLVIYKPVISDN, encoded by the coding sequence ATGAAAAGATTTTTTATTTTATTTAGTATTTTACTTATTGGTTTATTGATTTTTGCAGAGCAAATGAGCCTCGTAATTCTTCACACAAGCGATCTACACGGTAACATTTTCCCAGTAAATTACGCTACAAACAAACCGTATTATGTTGGTTTAGGTAGAGTTGCAACATTTTATAAAATGGAAAAAGCAAAAAACCCTAATGTCTTGTTAATCGACACTGGTGATTTAATTCAAGGAACTCCACTTGAATATTATCATGCAAGAATCGATAATAGCCCTATCGATCCAATGGTTAAAGTTATGAATCACTTAGGATATAGTGCTTCAATTATAGGTAATCATGAATTTAATTATGGTATGAAGGTATTAAACAAAGCTGTATCTGAAGCAAATTTCCCTTTCTTAAGTGCAAATATAGTGAATAGAGATACAGGAAAGCCTATATTCAAACCATATACTGTGTTCGATTATAAAGGAATAAAAATCGGAATATTGGGCCTAACTACAAAATACATTCCAAATTGGGAAGATCCAAAAAATATTAGAAATTTAGACTTTTATGATCCTGTTGATGTTGCAATGAAATATGTGAAAATACTAAGAGAACAAGAAAAAGTTGATGTTTTAATAGTCGGTTACCACGGAGGATTCGAAAGAGATTTAAACACAGGAGAACCTACAGAAGAATTAACAGGTGAAAATGAAGGCTATAGATTATTAACTGAAGTTCCTGGAATTGACGCCATAGTAACGGGTCATCAACACAGATCAATTGCTGGAGTATATAATAACATAGCTGTTACGATGCCAAGTAGCTGGGGAAAAAAGGTTGGAAGAATTGAATTAACACTTGATAATTCTGACGGTAAATGGAAAGTCGTTTCACGAAAAGCCGAATTATTAGATTCAAAAACTGTAAAATCTGATCAAGAAGTTTTAAATTTAGTTCAAGATTATGAAGATAAAGTTCAAAAATGGCTAGATCAACCTGTTGGAACAGCTAAAGGAGATTTCTATGTATATGATCCATTAAAAGTAAGATTAGCTGATCATCCATTAATTGAATTTGTTAATAAAGTTCAACAAACATATTCTGGTGTAAAAATTTCTTCAACTGCTTTATTTAATAATGATATTAAAGGCTGGAAATCTGGTCCTATTAAACTAAGAGATATTAACGGAGTTTATATTTATCCAAATACATTAAAAGTATTAAAAGTAACTGGAAAAGACATAAAAGACGCTATTGAAAAGAGTGCAGATTATTTTGTATATAATGATGGAAAAGTTGATGTGAATAAATCATGGGTAGATCCTAAACCAAGACATTACAATTACGATATGTGGGAAGGAATAAATTATATTATTGATGTTTCTAAACCTGTTGGTGAAAGAGTTGTTTGGTTAGAATATGAAGGGAAACCTGTAGAGATGGATAAAGAATATGAAATTGTACTAAATAATTACAGAGCTGGCGGCGGCGGTGGTTATTCAATGTTTGCTGGAAAACCTGTCGTAAAAGAAGTTATGATGGAAGTTTCTGAATTAATGGCTGATTATATTATGGAACACAAAACAATTGAAGCTAAAGTTGATAATAATTGGTATGTAGCAACAGATGTTATGTATAATGTGAAATCAGGAGATACATTATTTAAACTTGGTAGAATGTATAATGTAAATCCTTATGCTATTGCAAAATGGAATAACATTAAAAATCCAAATTTAATTTTTGTTGGACAAAAATTAGTAATTTATAAACCTGTAATTTCTGATAATTAA
- a CDS encoding RluA family pseudouridine synthase has product MQQYIIVNEKNYYKRLDKFLRNNFSDLKLGFIYKLIRKGFIYINGKRIKKQDFELNIGDKVEVRYKGPFEERKKENKILPRPLDFEIIFEDRDIISINKPAGISIHPGKNEEKVTIIEGLLYYAKGKFEPHLVHRLDKHTSGVLVIAKSKQVARELTDIIKGRDIIKKYQTLIIGKLKGERKKLESLFEDKKAVLYYSILNNYKIKKIDLTLVDIELKTGRKHQIRKQFANMGFPVAGDNKYGNFEINRDLKRLIGLKRYFLHSYYLEFRYKNKNYSLISNLTPDLKKVLERLEG; this is encoded by the coding sequence ATGCAACAATATATAATTGTAAATGAAAAGAATTATTATAAAAGATTGGATAAATTTTTGAGGAATAATTTTAGTGATTTGAAATTAGGTTTTATATATAAGCTTATTAGAAAAGGTTTTATTTATATTAATGGTAAAAGAATAAAAAAGCAAGATTTTGAATTAAATATTGGAGATAAAGTAGAGGTAAGATATAAAGGACCATTTGAGGAGAGAAAGAAAGAAAATAAGATTTTACCAAGACCTTTAGATTTTGAGATAATCTTTGAGGATAGAGATATAATTTCTATAAACAAACCAGCAGGTATATCAATTCATCCTGGTAAAAATGAGGAAAAGGTTACTATAATAGAAGGATTATTATACTATGCGAAAGGTAAATTTGAGCCACATCTTGTTCATAGACTTGATAAACATACATCGGGTGTTTTAGTAATAGCAAAGAGTAAGCAGGTAGCAAGGGAATTAACAGATATTATAAAAGGCCGAGATATTATAAAAAAATATCAAACTTTAATAATTGGAAAATTAAAAGGAGAAAGGAAAAAATTAGAAAGTTTATTTGAAGATAAAAAAGCAGTGTTATACTATAGTATATTAAATAATTATAAAATAAAAAAAATAGATTTAACGCTGGTAGATATAGAATTAAAAACAGGAAGAAAGCATCAAATTAGAAAGCAATTTGCAAATATGGGATTTCCAGTTGCGGGAGATAATAAGTATGGAAATTTTGAAATTAATAGAGATTTAAAGAGATTAATAGGGTTGAAAAGATATTTTCTTCATTCATATTATTTAGAATTTAGATATAAAAATAAAAATTATTCTTTAATTTCGAATTTAACGCCAGATTTGAAGAAGGTTTTAGAACGACTGGAGGGGTAA